TCCTGTTCTAGAACGTGAGCCGGGCGCCCGCCGTGGGCGCGATGTTCTGGCTGTGTTGGAAGCCGCTCGCCACGCCGCCATAAACATTCGACACCAACACGCCCGCATAGAGGGTGACGCGGTCCACCGGGCGGTAATTGACCCTGAACGAATAGGAATAGCGTCCGCCGGCGCACCTCCCGCTGCTGGTCGCCGTTCCCGAACCGGTGCAGGTCGCGGGCGCGGCCAGATAATCGTTCTGGCTTTCCCAATAGGCGCCCGCGGCGAGATCGACGTCCTTCGTCGCCGCATAGCGCACGCCCGTCCACACCGTGTTGAGGAGGCGGGAGACTTCAAAAGCGTTGGAGGTCACGGCGCTGGGCGGAACGACGATCCCCTCGGCGATCGTCGACAGGCCGAACGGGGCGCCGTCGGTCGGATTGCCGGTGCGCGAATGGACATAGCCCATATAGAATTTGAACGGTTTCCAATCATAGCGCGCGAGCAGCGCCATCCCGGCGGTGTCGGCCAGGGTCGCCCGGACGATCGCGTTCGGATCGTAGCCAGGCGGTAAGGGCGCGCCCGAAAAGCTCGACAGCATGACGGCGTTCCGAGCATATCCGGCGATGGCGTCGAGCGACAAATTGCCGAAACGGGCGCCGAGTTGGATCTGGGATTGGTTGGTGGCGGCGTTACCGCCGCCATAGCCGCCGATCTGGGTCTGAGCGGCGAGATGCACGCGCCGATAGGTCAGGCGATAGGTCAGAGCCGTATTGACGCGCGCCGTCGGGCTGGCGCCGAAGCCGGAATAAAGGGCCGAAAAGCCGAGTTGCGAAAAGGCGACCGAGGCGACCGGATCATAGGCGCCGAAAGCCGAAGTGGTCAGCGTGTTGGTTCGGCCATAGGTGAGCGTGCCGAAAGTCGGGTGGCTCAGGCCGATGAAGCCCTGCGAATTGTCCCACTGTCCGGCGCGGCTCGAATCGAACGCCGTCCGCTGGTAGGGTACCGCGTAGAAATTATTGTCGGCGAGCGATTGCGGGCCGTTGATCAGGCGGAATGAATAGGGATTGAAGCCGGCTTCGGCGACGCCGATCAAGCTCCATTCGCCGAAAATCTTCTGATTGAGCGTGACGCCGATCACCGAAGTGCTGGCGCCGTTAGGCGCCCGCAGCCAGTGGCTGTTGGCGCTGTTGCGGACAATGGCGTAATTGGGCTTGTCGGCATAGGGGCCGATCGGCGCGCCCCATTGCTCGTAGCCGAAGCCGCCGTCGATATTGCCGATGAGGGTCAGCGGACCAAATTGCAGCGGGCAATCCCGCGCCGAGGAATTCAGGTAATTCCAGAAGCTGCTCAGACAGGAAGGCGCGGCCTGCTCGCCGGCCGAGGCGGAGCCGGCAAAAGCCGACTCGAAGAAAATTGCTGCGAGGACACGCTTCATCCGGCTGCCGGGTTCCTTTTGCTGGCGCCGCCGAAGCAATGCCGAACGCGCGTGGCGGACAGCTCGACGCTCGTTCCCATTTTATTGGCGGCCCGGACAGGCGCGCAAGCCACTATACTCCCGCTTTTCGCCCTGAGCGCCGGAGGAAGAATCGAAGTCCTTGTTGCGCGTGAGCAAATTCGGGCAATTTTTTCGGCGCGCAGGGCGAAGCCGCGCATTATCCTGAAGCGCAACGCCAATTTTTTGCTCGCGAGGGAAGAAAAATGCTGAAACCGGAGACCGATGCGGAAGGCTATTTGATCGATCCCATCGATTGGAGTGAGGAATGGGCCAGGGAAAAGGCCCGCGAACTCGGCATAGAACTGACGGAGGACCATTGGGCGGCCGTCCGGTTCATGCGCGCTTTTCAAGAGGAGCATCATGTCGCGCCGGACGCCCGATTCGTCATGCGCCACCTGAGCGAAACGCGCGGCGCCGGCCGCAACCGGCTGTTCGAGCTTTTCCCTTATGGCTATGCCGGCCAGGCCTGCAAGCTGGCCGGCATGAAGCGTCCGCG
This genomic interval from Candidatus Rhodoblastus alkanivorans contains the following:
- a CDS encoding porin, which gives rise to MKRVLAAIFFESAFAGSASAGEQAAPSCLSSFWNYLNSSARDCPLQFGPLTLIGNIDGGFGYEQWGAPIGPYADKPNYAIVRNSANSHWLRAPNGASTSVIGVTLNQKIFGEWSLIGVAEAGFNPYSFRLINGPQSLADNNFYAVPYQRTAFDSSRAGQWDNSQGFIGLSHPTFGTLTYGRTNTLTTSAFGAYDPVASVAFSQLGFSALYSGFGASPTARVNTALTYRLTYRRVHLAAQTQIGGYGGGNAATNQSQIQLGARFGNLSLDAIAGYARNAVMLSSFSGAPLPPGYDPNAIVRATLADTAGMALLARYDWKPFKFYMGYVHSRTGNPTDGAPFGLSTIAEGIVVPPSAVTSNAFEVSRLLNTVWTGVRYAATKDVDLAAGAYWESQNDYLAAPATCTGSGTATSSGRCAGGRYSYSFRVNYRPVDRVTLYAGVLVSNVYGGVASGFQHSQNIAPTAGARLTF
- a CDS encoding TusE/DsrC/DsvC family sulfur relay protein codes for the protein MLKPETDAEGYLIDPIDWSEEWAREKARELGIELTEDHWAAVRFMRAFQEEHHVAPDARFVMRHLSETRGAGRNRLFELFPYGYAGQACKLAGMKRPRAWSTG